In one window of Vespa crabro chromosome 6, iyVesCrab1.2, whole genome shotgun sequence DNA:
- the LOC124425060 gene encoding surface protein P113-like isoform X1: MAEISTEDTENIRKIIGVEEAINENAMCLKNKETKSKEEEPGQISSLEENDNNDKSSNSTDAFPSLIKCSEDITLKNTKDNSCIPCSANDNTLKIDNSTNKFSNVKDVENIDREKIQENNSENENSNVIMISEEIEKLNKDEETDCKDENYTDTEGSTDRLEIVMSDANDEKVLENVEIRKEINKDNFNTDEELSLEEESRELKKKSIEKKTSVKIDEESEVGIVGPPTAVSDLINEEELHGESTLSTEKKVKDHVAEWVQKSVATEALITGEIEEEENEIPINCRRRRRNLRDRRSRKRENEDLPSVSSRKSQRIVSNIIKRSIKCFKCTRETTLRTTNQYSLVYV; encoded by the exons atgGCAGAAATTAGTACAGAGGATACCGAAAACATTAGGAAAATAATTGGCGTTGAGGAAGCTATAAATGAAAACGCTATGTgtttaaagaataaagaaacaaagtcTAAGGAAGAAGAGCCAGGACAAATTTCATCTttagaagaaaatgataataatgacaaatctTCAAATTCCACTGATGCATTCCCATCGCTTATAAAATGCAGCGAAGATATCACcttgaaaaatacaaaagataatTCTTGCATACCATGTTCCGCCAATGACAATACGTTAAAGATTGACAATTCAACAAATAAATTTAGCAATGTAAAGGACGTTGAAAATATTGACCGGgagaaaatacaagaaaataattctgaaaatgaaaatagtaatgttataatgatatctgaagaaattgaaaaattgaataaagatGAAGAGACAGATTGTAAGGACGAAAATTACACGGATACGGAAGGATCGACCGATCGTTTGGAAATTGTAATGAGCGATGCGAATGACGAAAAGGTGCTTGAAAATGTAGAGATAAGGAAAGagattaataaggataattttaaCACCGACGAGGAGCTTTCCTTGGAAGAAGAATCgcgagaattaaaaaaaaaatcgatcgaaaagaaaacatcCGTAAAGATCGACGAAGAATCAGAAGTTGGAATAGTTGGTCCACCGACCGCGGTTAGTGATCTTATAAACGAGGAGGAACTCCATGGAGAATCTACTTTATCGACGGAGAAAAAGGTTAAGGATCATGTTGCCGAATGGGTTCAAAAATCTGTCGCTACGGAAGCTTTAATTACCGGCgaaatcgaagaagaagaaaatgaaattccaATTAATtgtcgacgaagaagaaggaatctCAGAGATAGGcgaagtagaaagagagaaaatgaagatcTTCCTTCGGTGTCCAGCAGAAAATCCCAAAGGATCGTTAGTAACATCATAAAACGAAGTATCAAATG TTTTAAATGCACTCGAGAAACAACGTTAAGGACAACGAATCAGTATAGTCTGGTGTACGTGTAA
- the LOC124425060 gene encoding surface protein P113-like isoform X3, whose amino-acid sequence MAEISTEDTENIRKIIGVEEAINENAMCLKNKETKSKEEEPGQISSLEENDNNDKSSNSTDAFPSLIKCSEDITLKNTKDNSCIPCSANDNTLKIDNSTNKFSNVKDVENIDREKIQENNSENENSNVIMISEEIEKLNKDEETDCKDENYTDTEGSTDRLEIVMSDANDEKVLENVEIRKEINKDNFNTDEELSLEEESRELKKKSIEKKTSVKIDEESEVGIVGPPTAVSDLINEEELHGESTLSTEKKVKDHVAEWVQKSVATEALITGEIEEEENEIPINCRRRRRNLRDRRSRKRENEDLPSVSSRKSQRIVSNIIKRSIKWLSSSVSW is encoded by the exons atgGCAGAAATTAGTACAGAGGATACCGAAAACATTAGGAAAATAATTGGCGTTGAGGAAGCTATAAATGAAAACGCTATGTgtttaaagaataaagaaacaaagtcTAAGGAAGAAGAGCCAGGACAAATTTCATCTttagaagaaaatgataataatgacaaatctTCAAATTCCACTGATGCATTCCCATCGCTTATAAAATGCAGCGAAGATATCACcttgaaaaatacaaaagataatTCTTGCATACCATGTTCCGCCAATGACAATACGTTAAAGATTGACAATTCAACAAATAAATTTAGCAATGTAAAGGACGTTGAAAATATTGACCGGgagaaaatacaagaaaataattctgaaaatgaaaatagtaatgttataatgatatctgaagaaattgaaaaattgaataaagatGAAGAGACAGATTGTAAGGACGAAAATTACACGGATACGGAAGGATCGACCGATCGTTTGGAAATTGTAATGAGCGATGCGAATGACGAAAAGGTGCTTGAAAATGTAGAGATAAGGAAAGagattaataaggataattttaaCACCGACGAGGAGCTTTCCTTGGAAGAAGAATCgcgagaattaaaaaaaaaatcgatcgaaaagaaaacatcCGTAAAGATCGACGAAGAATCAGAAGTTGGAATAGTTGGTCCACCGACCGCGGTTAGTGATCTTATAAACGAGGAGGAACTCCATGGAGAATCTACTTTATCGACGGAGAAAAAGGTTAAGGATCATGTTGCCGAATGGGTTCAAAAATCTGTCGCTACGGAAGCTTTAATTACCGGCgaaatcgaagaagaagaaaatgaaattccaATTAATtgtcgacgaagaagaaggaatctCAGAGATAGGcgaagtagaaagagagaaaatgaagatcTTCCTTCGGTGTCCAGCAGAAAATCCCAAAGGATCGTTAGTAACATCATAAAACGAAGTATCAAATG GCTTTCATCTTCGGTATCCTGGTAA
- the LOC124425060 gene encoding surface protein P113-like isoform X4, which produces MAEISTEDTENIRKIIGVEEAINENAMCLKNKETKSKEEEPGQISSLEENDNNDKSSNSTDAFPSLIKCSEDITLKNTKDNSCIPCSANDNTLKIDNSTNKFSNVKDVENIDREKIQENNSENENSNVIMISEEIEKLNKDEETDCKDENYTDTEGSTDRLEIVMSDANDEKVLENVEIRKEINKDNFNTDEELSLEEESRELKKKSIEKKTSVKIDEESEVGIVGPPTAVSDLINEEELHGESTLSTEKKVKDHVAEWVQKSVATEALITGEIEEEENEIPINCRRRRRNLRDRRSRKRENEDLPSVSSRKSQRIVSNIIKRSIK; this is translated from the exons atgGCAGAAATTAGTACAGAGGATACCGAAAACATTAGGAAAATAATTGGCGTTGAGGAAGCTATAAATGAAAACGCTATGTgtttaaagaataaagaaacaaagtcTAAGGAAGAAGAGCCAGGACAAATTTCATCTttagaagaaaatgataataatgacaaatctTCAAATTCCACTGATGCATTCCCATCGCTTATAAAATGCAGCGAAGATATCACcttgaaaaatacaaaagataatTCTTGCATACCATGTTCCGCCAATGACAATACGTTAAAGATTGACAATTCAACAAATAAATTTAGCAATGTAAAGGACGTTGAAAATATTGACCGGgagaaaatacaagaaaataattctgaaaatgaaaatagtaatgttataatgatatctgaagaaattgaaaaattgaataaagatGAAGAGACAGATTGTAAGGACGAAAATTACACGGATACGGAAGGATCGACCGATCGTTTGGAAATTGTAATGAGCGATGCGAATGACGAAAAGGTGCTTGAAAATGTAGAGATAAGGAAAGagattaataaggataattttaaCACCGACGAGGAGCTTTCCTTGGAAGAAGAATCgcgagaattaaaaaaaaaatcgatcgaaaagaaaacatcCGTAAAGATCGACGAAGAATCAGAAGTTGGAATAGTTGGTCCACCGACCGCGGTTAGTGATCTTATAAACGAGGAGGAACTCCATGGAGAATCTACTTTATCGACGGAGAAAAAGGTTAAGGATCATGTTGCCGAATGGGTTCAAAAATCTGTCGCTACGGAAGCTTTAATTACCGGCgaaatcgaagaagaagaaaatgaaattccaATTAATtgtcgacgaagaagaaggaatctCAGAGATAGGcgaagtagaaagagagaaaatgaagatcTTCCTTCGGTGTCCAGCAGAAAATCCCAAAGGATCGTTAGTAACATCATAAAACGAAGTATCAAATG A
- the LOC124425060 gene encoding surface protein P113-like isoform X2, with protein sequence MAEISTEDTENIRKIIGVEEAINENAMCLKNKETKSKEEEPGQISSLEENDNNDKSSNSTDAFPSLIKCSEDITLKNTKDNSCIPCSANDNTLKIDNSTNKFSNVKDVENIDREKIQENNSENENSNVIMISEEIEKLNKDEETDCKDENYTDTEGSTDRLEIVMSDANDEKVLENVEIRKEINKDNFNTDEELSLEEESRELKKKSIEKKTSVKIDEESEVGIVGPPTAVSDLINEEELHGESTLSTEKKVKDHVAEWVQKSVATEALITGEIEEEENEIPINCRRRRRNLRDRRSRKRENEDLPSVSSRKSQRIVSNIIKRSIKCNGQETGRGSAKIKGKKY encoded by the exons atgGCAGAAATTAGTACAGAGGATACCGAAAACATTAGGAAAATAATTGGCGTTGAGGAAGCTATAAATGAAAACGCTATGTgtttaaagaataaagaaacaaagtcTAAGGAAGAAGAGCCAGGACAAATTTCATCTttagaagaaaatgataataatgacaaatctTCAAATTCCACTGATGCATTCCCATCGCTTATAAAATGCAGCGAAGATATCACcttgaaaaatacaaaagataatTCTTGCATACCATGTTCCGCCAATGACAATACGTTAAAGATTGACAATTCAACAAATAAATTTAGCAATGTAAAGGACGTTGAAAATATTGACCGGgagaaaatacaagaaaataattctgaaaatgaaaatagtaatgttataatgatatctgaagaaattgaaaaattgaataaagatGAAGAGACAGATTGTAAGGACGAAAATTACACGGATACGGAAGGATCGACCGATCGTTTGGAAATTGTAATGAGCGATGCGAATGACGAAAAGGTGCTTGAAAATGTAGAGATAAGGAAAGagattaataaggataattttaaCACCGACGAGGAGCTTTCCTTGGAAGAAGAATCgcgagaattaaaaaaaaaatcgatcgaaaagaaaacatcCGTAAAGATCGACGAAGAATCAGAAGTTGGAATAGTTGGTCCACCGACCGCGGTTAGTGATCTTATAAACGAGGAGGAACTCCATGGAGAATCTACTTTATCGACGGAGAAAAAGGTTAAGGATCATGTTGCCGAATGGGTTCAAAAATCTGTCGCTACGGAAGCTTTAATTACCGGCgaaatcgaagaagaagaaaatgaaattccaATTAATtgtcgacgaagaagaaggaatctCAGAGATAGGcgaagtagaaagagagaaaatgaagatcTTCCTTCGGTGTCCAGCAGAAAATCCCAAAGGATCGTTAGTAACATCATAAAACGAAGTATCAAATG TAACGGCCAAGAAACAGGAAGGGGAAGCGCAAAAATCAAGGGGAAGAAATATTGA